The DNA region AGCAGCGCGCTTGGTGGAGCCGTTATTGCAGTCCTCTTGCTCGCAGGTCTCGTGGTCGGAGGCTTCTGGGCTTTCACGGAGTATTCAATCTGGTTCAATCTGACCTACCCCGCGCTCACGCTCATCAGCGTGTACCTGGGAGTCACACTCATGCAGGCGCTCAACTCCGAGCGCAGGAGCCAGGAGCTTCGCAACCAGTTCGCCACCTACGTGAGTCCGGCAGTCGTAGACGAGATCGTGCGACAACCCGATTTGTTTCGACTGCACGGCGAGTCACGCCGCCTGTCAATTCTGTTCTCCGACATCCGCGGCTTCACCGCACTCTCGGAACAGATCGATGCGACACAGGTCGCAAAGCTCTTGAACACGTACTTTGCCCCGATGACGGCTCTGGTGAAGGAGAGTGGAGGAACTCTCGACAAATACATCGGAGACGCGCTGATGGCGTTCTGGGGCGCGCCTCTACCCATCGACAACCATCCGATACGGGCGTGTGAAACCGCACTCGCGATGCGCCGCGCACTCGAAGAGCTCAATCAAACGCGCACCGATCTTTCGGGAATGGATTGCCTGCGCATCGGTATCGGCATCCACACGGCCGACGTCGTGGTTGGAAACATGGGCAGCGAGTCGCGTTTTCAGTACACGGTGATCGGTGACGGCGTGAACCTGTGCTCCAGGCTCGAGGGCCTCAACCGCTACTACGGCACCGAGATCATCGCGAGTTCGGATCTAGTCGATGAAATCTCTGATGGGATTCTGCGACGCGAACTCGACACGATTCGCGTCAAGGGTCGCCGAGAAGGCGTTCGCATCTACGAGATTCTGGGACGCGATGCTCTCGACCCGATGGACATCGAATTCCACAGTTGGTACGCAGACGCCCTGCGTGCCTACCGCGCGGGCAACTGGGCAGAAGCGCGACAGGCCCTGGCCTCCGCCATCTCGGTGCGCGGCGAAGACGCGGGCTGCGAAATGCTCCTGGGTCGGGTGCATATCCTGGAAAAGGAACCACCCGCAGAGTGGACGGGCGTCTGGACCTTCGAAAGCAAGTAGGCAACTCGGCGCATGCGCATTCGCGCACATGCCTTGCGTTCGGGCGGCAGATCAACTGCACATCAGATGCGCAAATCCTGCTCGGGACACTCGAGTTACCAGTTTTTGGCCGATCTCCAACGCTGGAGTGTTAGTATAAACGACGCTCTCTTACGCGCTTCACTTGAACGAGAGGTTCCAGATGTCCGTGCGCACGCGAAGTGATTCCAGCAAGTTCGCGCTGCTCCTGGAGCTGAGCCGCGCGTTCTCCTCGAAGCTGGACCTCAATGAACTGCTCGACCTGGTCCTCACGCGCACGAAGGAAGTCCTGAACGCCGAGGGTGTAGCCATCCTGCTGGTCAGCGAAGACGGCAAGGAGTTCCACTTCCCCGTTGCCCGCGGTGCCCTCCCCGAAGTCGAAGAGAGCCTACAGAAGACGCGGTTTCCCATCGCACAGGGAATCGCGGGCGCCGTATTGCGCGATGGCAAGTCCGTCTTGATCACCGACGTGAGCAATGACGAGCGCTTCTACGCGGGCGTCGACCAGAACACCGGTACACAGACACGCGATCTGATTTGTGTGCCTCTGCGCAGTGAAAAGGCCGTGATCGGGGTCGCCGAAGTCGTCAACTGCATCGACGGCACATTCGACGAGCAGGACCTGGACTTCTGGGACGCGCTCTCCGGATCGCTCGCAATCGCGCTGGAAAACGCACAGACCTACACCAAACTACGCAGCTCGGAGCAACGCCTGGAACGCGAAGTCGCCGGTTTGAAACGCGAACGCGTGCACAACGAGCGTTTCAGCGAGATCGTGGGCAATAGCGCCGCGACCAAACGGGTGCTCGATCTCGTGGAAAGCGCGATCCCCTCACCGATTTCGGTGCTGGTCGAAGGCGAGACCGGCGTGGGCAAGGAATTGATCGCACGCGCGATCCACTACAACGGGCCCCGCAAGGAAGCGCCCTTCATCACCGTGAACTGTGGCGCCATGCCGGGAGAACTTCTGGAAAGCGAACTCTTCGGCTCGAAGAAGGGCTCCTTCACCGGCTCGACTTCCGATCGCATGGGCCTGTTCGAAGCCGCCAACGGGGGGACGATCTTTCTCGACGAGATCGGCGAGACAACACCCGCAATGCAGGTCAAACTGCTGCGCGCGCTTCAGGAAGGCGAGATCCGACGAGTCGGCGAGACCACGCCCCGAAGTGTTGACGTGCGAGTGGTATCTGCGACCAATCGCGATCTCCTCGAAGAGATCGAAGAAAAGCGCTTCCGGCAAGATCTGTACTACCGGATCGCCGTGTTTCCGATCAAGGTTCCGGCTCTGCGGGATCGCCGTGAAGATGTCCCGCAACTGGCTGCCCATCTCCTGCACAAAGCAACGGCTCGGCTGGGCAAGTCGGTACGCGGAATCTCCCCCGAGGCCATGGAAAAACTGGCCGGCTACTCCTGGCCCGGGAATGTTCGCGAACTGGAGAACGAACTGGAGCGTGCGGTCGCACTGGCCCAGGAGAACGACCTGATCTTTCTGCCTCAACTATCGGAAAAGGTCGTCGCCCCCAACGATGTTTCGGTGTCCGTGCCCAAGGGCGACGGCAAACTGCGCGACGTTCGCCAGGCCTTCGAACGCGAGTACATCTCGGGCGTCCTCCAGCAACACGGTGGCAACGCCACCAAGGCGGCCGCAGCACTGGGCATCACCCGCCAGATGCTTCAGCGCAAGATCAAGGCCTACGGGCTGCGAGAAATCTAGCGAACCCGCTTCTTCGTCACTTCGAGTTGACAGCGTATCTCCGGGTTGACACCAGGCGTCGCTGAATCCCCGCTCAAAGACCCGTCAATCCCCTCCTCAAGGACGAGTCCACGTCCCAGCCCACCACCAACTCGCTTTTCGACCTGGCATGAGCCTTGCTCTATCCGAGGGCATTGAGTGAGTTGTGGATACGGATGCTGAAACTGGACGCGCGACCGGATGCTGTAGCTCAACCTCGGAAACGGAAGCTCTCGCGCGTCATCTCTCTTCTTGCGCTCCTTTCATGCTGTGTGGGTACGCGCCCGTCGCCGTCGGAGTCCAGAGCCTCTCCCGTAAGACGGGCTCCGATGCGGGCGGGCGCGTTTCCCTCAGACTCCTTCGCACTCGTTCGCGATCGCCTGTCCGTGTTCTGCAAACGCATTCTGCTCGATCCCCATCTGCTCGATCTCGACAGAGCAGAAGCCCCGGAAGACGAGTAGACTTGTTGGAACAACGGAGGTCTCGATGAGTGAAGAACCCGTTTTGCAACAGCCCGGTGACGGAGTGTTGCTTCTGACGCTGAACCGCCCGAGCAAGAAGAACGCCTTCAACGATCCGCAATGGGACGCACTCACGAGCGCGCTCGAGAATGCGAGGCAGGACGACGACATCGCGGTGGTGGTCGTGACTGGCGCGGGAAAGGATTTCTCGGCGGGTCAGGACCTGACGGCTTTCGCAGGATCGTCCGAACCGCGCGAAGACGGTCAGGCCAGCGGCTACTACGCGTGTATGGACGCCCTGTTCGCATTCGACAAGCCCCTTCTGGCCGCGGCCCGCGGCGTGGGCGTGGGAATCGGCGCGACGTTCCTGTTCGCTTGCGACATCGTCTACGTGGGCGAGAGCGTGCGACTTCGCCTGCCCTTCGTCAGCCTGGGATTGGTGCCCGAAGCGGCCAGCAGTTACACGCTCCAGGCCGCGATCGGCACCCAGCGAGCCGCCGAGCTGTTCTATACCGCTGAGTGGATCGACGCGAAGCGCGCCGTCGAAACCGGCATCGCTGCTCGCTCGTTCCCCGATGAGGGACTTCTGACGGCGGCGCTCGCCAAGGCCCGGGAAATCGCGAAGCATCCGGTCTCATCACTGCGCGCCACGAAACGAACCTTGATGGTCGCGCATCGCGCCGGAATCAAAGCTGCGCGCAAGGCGGAAGACGAGGGCATGATGGCGCAAGCCGGTTCACCCGAGAACATCGAAGCCATCAGCGCGTTCATGCAGAAACGTACGCCGGATTTCCGCAAGCTGCGCAGCTAGCCCGAGTTTCTCACTCCAGTGCCACGGCGGCGAAAGATCGCCGGGGATTCCCCTCGGAAACCACGCAGAACTCAGGCACGAGCGGTTCGCACCGATGGGTAGGGCGTGAGGTTCCTGATGACACGAATGTCTTCCGTTCTCGTACTGTGCGCGCTGTCCAGCATCCTGGCGGCCTGCTCGAACCCGTCCACACCCGCTGGCTACGAAGGTTATGTCTTTGAACAACCGCGTTTCTTCGGCAAGGGAGGATTTCGCGGGGTCGTGAAAGGTCCGGCCAACTACGGAGTATCCCTGTTTCGAAATTCCATAATCAACGTGGACCTGCGACCCAGGACCTACACTGAAGAATTCAAGATCCTGGCTAAGGACGACCTGAACATCGGCTTTCGCTTCCACGCCATCGTCAGCGTTTCGGAGAATAGCGTCGAGGACGTCATCCTGAAGTATGGGGGCCTGGAGTGGTACGAGCGTTTCGCGAGAGAGCCTTTTCGCACCTTCGTCCGCGAGGCTGTGCAGCAGTACGACAGCCGCGAGGTAAAGGCCCATCGCTCGAAGGTGGCAGATGAAGTCCGGCAGAGACTGGAACATCACCTGAAGGGATCGCCTTTCCGACTCGTGAGTCTGGTCGTGGGCAATATCAACTACCCAACCAGCGTTGCTGCGGCGGTTGAAGCCAAGCTCGCCGCATCGCAACTACTCGAAGAAAAGGCGACGCAGAAACTGATCGCTCAGCGCGATGCGGAGATCCGCGTGGAAGAAGCCAAGGGCATCGCCGAGGCGCAGCGCATCATCAACACGACACTCTCGCGGAACTACCTGCAACACGAGGCCATCCAGGCGCAGTTGAAGATGGCCGAGTCGCCCAACCATACGACCGTCTACATCCCGGCCGGAAACAACGGCATCCCGATGGTCTACTCGCCGAACTGATCGTCTTCCAGTTCGGCGTGTGCCGCCCGAATGCGGGCGCGAAATTCGCTAGCGCCCGCCGGTGTCTTGAGTAGCGCAAACTCCAGCAGCGTTCGCGCTTCCGCGATCTGGCCGACTTCGCGCGCCGCATTGGCCAGCGAAAACAACTGCCGGAAGTCGACCGAGGCAGAATAGACGTCGGGAACGGCTCTTTTCAGGGCGCGATAGGCTGGCTCCGGCTTTCCAAGCTTCGTGTAACAGGCAAAGAGCCGTCGATTCACGTAGTTGCGCTGGCGCTCGACCGGCGGCGTCTCGCCGCGCAACTCGTCCAGCGCCAACTCGTACGCGTGGCTCGCTTCCGCTATTCGGCCGGTCTGGAACAGCGCGTCACCGCGCAAGCGGTACCCCTCGGGACGCGTCGACTGCAAGGCGATCACCCCGTCAGCTCTCGCCAGAGCCGTTTCCGCGTCACCGGACCGGAGAGCCAGTGCTCCTTCGAAGATCGCGGTGCGCACGGCTTCGGGATGGATCTGGTTCACGAGCTGCAACTCTTCGAGCGCCCGTGCCCAGCGGGACGGATCGTCGCTCGGTTTTACCTCAAGCCGAAACGGATCGATGGCTTGCAGCCCAAACTGCTCTACCAGATCCGATCGAGCGTTTCCGTCGGCGAAGAGTACAGCTTCGTCATCGACGAAAACCGGCACGTAATTCGGATACCTGTCGATCATCCGGCCAAAGTGCGTCAGACGCCTTGGGGCAACGACAAAGCCCGGTCGATAGCGAGTCAGTGTGTCGGCCAGAGCGACTGGATCCTGAAAACTCTGATCGGCGGCAAACACGGCCGCGTCGCTGAACAGAAACGGTGTCTGCATGTCGACGAATAGCTTCTGCCGGGGAAACAGCCTCCACTCCAGATAGCCGCCGTCATTGGGGTGATGCAGCACATCGCCTCGCGCCCCCACTCGATCTAGAAAGGCCACGACACCGCTGGGCAGCGAACGCGAGCAGAGCGGGAAGGAGCAGCCTGTGTCGAAGAAGCCCCGCACGTAGCGAAAGGGCAGGAGCGCGAGCAGCGCGAACAATCCAACGAGCAATAGACTGGGCGACGTGGAAGTGCCCGCCGAAGGTGCTCGCAGACTCGCGAGCATCGGCAGTGCAAGCAACACGAACTCGCTGGAGAAACGACGCATACGCAAGAGCAGAAAAACTCCCCCGACCCACAGAATCAGGTGACTCGGTCGCAACCCACCGCGCATCGCATTGCGCACAACCGCCACAGCCGAAAGCGCCAGCAGAGCA from bacterium includes:
- a CDS encoding adenylate/guanylate cyclase domain-containing protein, with product MSATTRITAVGLLILAVFLALFAIRPTGLERVELVLLDARFNLRGPEKPTGSVGVVAFDSRSIDELGWRRDVIAEVIERLNEAGAAAIGVDIVFSEPGVPGQDARLESAVAGAPTAILGFYFRTRDEVAAPGNATLEESLDLVEPAKVRVTRLPAAGLLPVLSCRDVEPNMSSLSRASRHMGFFSAIKDLDGSVRRSALLGSCGGELYTSLSLAVAEMATGERAVVIGDTRGIHEIRLGKRILPTDPGGRLLINYRGPARTYPHYSVADLLADEIPRGELAGKILIVGTTEPGIMDVHPTPFDASFPGVEVHANIVDSILSNDAVRRSDALVAIELVLIIFFGVLLSAFIPRMSSALGGAVIAVLLLAGLVVGGFWAFTEYSIWFNLTYPALTLISVYLGVTLMQALNSERRSQELRNQFATYVSPAVVDEIVRQPDLFRLHGESRRLSILFSDIRGFTALSEQIDATQVAKLLNTYFAPMTALVKESGGTLDKYIGDALMAFWGAPLPIDNHPIRACETALAMRRALEELNQTRTDLSGMDCLRIGIGIHTADVVVGNMGSESRFQYTVIGDGVNLCSRLEGLNRYYGTEIIASSDLVDEISDGILRRELDTIRVKGRREGVRIYEILGRDALDPMDIEFHSWYADALRAYRAGNWAEARQALASAISVRGEDAGCEMLLGRVHILEKEPPAEWTGVWTFESK
- a CDS encoding GAF domain-containing protein codes for the protein MSVRTRSDSSKFALLLELSRAFSSKLDLNELLDLVLTRTKEVLNAEGVAILLVSEDGKEFHFPVARGALPEVEESLQKTRFPIAQGIAGAVLRDGKSVLITDVSNDERFYAGVDQNTGTQTRDLICVPLRSEKAVIGVAEVVNCIDGTFDEQDLDFWDALSGSLAIALENAQTYTKLRSSEQRLEREVAGLKRERVHNERFSEIVGNSAATKRVLDLVESAIPSPISVLVEGETGVGKELIARAIHYNGPRKEAPFITVNCGAMPGELLESELFGSKKGSFTGSTSDRMGLFEAANGGTIFLDEIGETTPAMQVKLLRALQEGEIRRVGETTPRSVDVRVVSATNRDLLEEIEEKRFRQDLYYRIAVFPIKVPALRDRREDVPQLAAHLLHKATARLGKSVRGISPEAMEKLAGYSWPGNVRELENELERAVALAQENDLIFLPQLSEKVVAPNDVSVSVPKGDGKLRDVRQAFEREYISGVLQQHGGNATKAAAALGITRQMLQRKIKAYGLREI
- a CDS encoding enoyl-CoA hydratase, whose translation is MSEEPVLQQPGDGVLLLTLNRPSKKNAFNDPQWDALTSALENARQDDDIAVVVVTGAGKDFSAGQDLTAFAGSSEPREDGQASGYYACMDALFAFDKPLLAAARGVGVGIGATFLFACDIVYVGESVRLRLPFVSLGLVPEAASSYTLQAAIGTQRAAELFYTAEWIDAKRAVETGIAARSFPDEGLLTAALAKAREIAKHPVSSLRATKRTLMVAHRAGIKAARKAEDEGMMAQAGSPENIEAISAFMQKRTPDFRKLRS
- a CDS encoding tetratricopeptide repeat protein; translated protein: MRNALPAVFRGTASAREYALLYLSLLLGYVAYQAFSWPIIAVDTDLWYHLNAGRFIVQNGALPRSAFFSFLEPSPHWLDYYWLSQVLFNAVHALAGYPGLIALRALVLLGTLGLSLALLRCGRARGGLASGAFIFTLVALFLIPRFNAIRPHDFSYLMIALCLFLLETRRQLWLLPIASLVWVNLHGVEYPVMVLIVGAYLGGWLLDRMRGTKLEGEIATRDLGFAGLAIACVLLTPHGFALILSPFTDTTFASQYIEELRPTDLGSLASFKIENLLVSRETLLSALLALSAVAVVRNAMRGGLRPSHLILWVGGVFLLLRMRRFSSEFVLLALPMLASLRAPSAGTSTSPSLLLVGLFALLALLPFRYVRGFFDTGCSFPLCSRSLPSGVVAFLDRVGARGDVLHHPNDGGYLEWRLFPRQKLFVDMQTPFLFSDAAVFAADQSFQDPVALADTLTRYRPGFVVAPRRLTHFGRMIDRYPNYVPVFVDDEAVLFADGNARSDLVEQFGLQAIDPFRLEVKPSDDPSRWARALEELQLVNQIHPEAVRTAIFEGALALRSGDAETALARADGVIALQSTRPEGYRLRGDALFQTGRIAEASHAYELALDELRGETPPVERQRNYVNRRLFACYTKLGKPEPAYRALKRAVPDVYSASVDFRQLFSLANAAREVGQIAEARTLLEFALLKTPAGASEFRARIRAAHAELEDDQFGE